In one window of Bemisia tabaci chromosome 6, PGI_BMITA_v3 DNA:
- the LOC109033892 gene encoding uncharacterized protein CG1161 isoform X2 yields the protein MSLSFHQLFVFGVILLSCVLYVQGQSYEDARCKCVCTYKNGTRLVKKLRVTSVPLSNDCDEVAGPVEEIVHGNTTQEMCSRCECTYESRNTNIIKFVVIIVIWVISLLVIYMLFLICLDPLLNKRVKGNYVEHTNDDDDISSSSQAPGTSHPMGMRGSNVLNRVGHQQDKWKRQVQEQRKNIYDRHTMLN from the exons ATGTCTCTTTCCTTTCATCAGTTATTCGTATTTGGCGTTATCCTCTTGTCATGTGTTCTTTACGTACAG ggTCAGTCGTACGAAGACGCACGATGCAAATGTGTATGCACTTATAAAAATGGAACAAggcttgtaaaaaaattacgtgtTACCAGTGTCCCTCTCAGCAA TGACTGTGATGAAGTCGCCGGTCCCGTTGAAGAAATTGTGCATGGGAACACAACACAGGAAATGTGCTCTCGATGTGAGTGTACTTATGAAAGTAGGAACACAAACATTATCAAA tttgtGGTCATAATTGTAATATGGGTCATTTCTTTGTTAGTAATCTATATGCTTTTCCTTATTTGTCTGGATCCGTTACTAAACAAACGAGTCAAGGGAAATTATGTTGAACACACGAACGACGAT GATGATATAAGCAGTTCAAGTCAAGCGCCTGGAACTTCTCACCCGATGGGTATGCGAGGAAGCAATGTGTTGAACCGCGTGGGTCACCAACAGGATAAGTGGAAGAGGCAAGTTCAAGAACAGCGCAAGAATATTTACGACAGGCATACGATGCTCAACTAA
- the Uch gene encoding ubiquitin carboxyl-terminal hydrolase isozyme L3 isoform X2: protein MNKFMQSLGVPDTVQIVDVYGIDPDLLAVVPRPVLALIMLFPCSDKHSEYKTEQEKEIVKKGQTVSENLFFLKQYVHNACGTIALIHSLANNQERVTIKDGYLKEFLDQAKDLNPEDRGHLLQKSEGIINTHKDIAVEGQTEAPDPTDPVPYHFIALVEKEGSLYELDGRMSFPVNHGPSSPDTILEDAVKVAKTYMDRDPNNLHFTLVALTMDS from the exons ATGAACAAG TTCATGCAAAGTCTAGGTGTTCCAGACACGGTCCAAATTGTTGATGTCTATGGGATTGATCCTGATTTACTAGCTGTTGTTCCTAGGCCAGTTTTAGCTCTTATAATGCTATTTCCTTGTTCTGATAAG CATTCGGAGTACAAAACTGAGCAGGAGAAGGAAATAGTTAAAAAAGGTCAAACCGTCTCAGAAAATCTGTTCTTCCTAAAGCAGTATGTTCATAATGCATGCGGCACCATCGCTCTCATTCACAGTTTAGCAAATAATCAAGAAAG GGTTACAATTAAAGACGGTTATTTGAAGGAGTTCCTAGACCAGGCAAAAGACCTTAATCCAGAAGATAGAGGGCATTTGTTGCAAAAATCTGAAGGCATTATCAACACCCACAAAGATATTGCTGTAGAAGGACAAACAGAG GCACCTGATCCAACAGATCCAGTTCCATACCATTTTATTGCTTTAGTTGAAAAAGAAGGCAGCCTGTACGAACTTG atggtCGCATGTCTTTCCCAGTCAACCATGGTCCATCCAGTCCGGATACGATATTAGAG GATGCAGTCAAAGTTGCCAAAACGTACATGGATCGTGATCCAAATAATTTACACTTCACACTAGTTGCTTTAACCATGGATTCCTAG
- the Uch gene encoding ubiquitin carboxyl-terminal hydrolase isozyme L3 isoform X1 — MNKVCPTVVIWLALSFIVAHVLHYIHNANCHCNPSHQASEAYFMQSLGVPDTVQIVDVYGIDPDLLAVVPRPVLALIMLFPCSDKHSEYKTEQEKEIVKKGQTVSENLFFLKQYVHNACGTIALIHSLANNQERVTIKDGYLKEFLDQAKDLNPEDRGHLLQKSEGIINTHKDIAVEGQTEAPDPTDPVPYHFIALVEKEGSLYELDGRMSFPVNHGPSSPDTILEDAVKVAKTYMDRDPNNLHFTLVALTMDS; from the exons ATGAACAAGGTATGTCCGACTGTGGTGATATGGCTGGCCCTGTCTTTCATTGTAGCTCATGTTCTACATTACATTCACAATGCCAATTGCCATTGCAATCCTTCTCATCAAGCCTCTGAAGCTTAT TTCATGCAAAGTCTAGGTGTTCCAGACACGGTCCAAATTGTTGATGTCTATGGGATTGATCCTGATTTACTAGCTGTTGTTCCTAGGCCAGTTTTAGCTCTTATAATGCTATTTCCTTGTTCTGATAAG CATTCGGAGTACAAAACTGAGCAGGAGAAGGAAATAGTTAAAAAAGGTCAAACCGTCTCAGAAAATCTGTTCTTCCTAAAGCAGTATGTTCATAATGCATGCGGCACCATCGCTCTCATTCACAGTTTAGCAAATAATCAAGAAAG GGTTACAATTAAAGACGGTTATTTGAAGGAGTTCCTAGACCAGGCAAAAGACCTTAATCCAGAAGATAGAGGGCATTTGTTGCAAAAATCTGAAGGCATTATCAACACCCACAAAGATATTGCTGTAGAAGGACAAACAGAG GCACCTGATCCAACAGATCCAGTTCCATACCATTTTATTGCTTTAGTTGAAAAAGAAGGCAGCCTGTACGAACTTG atggtCGCATGTCTTTCCCAGTCAACCATGGTCCATCCAGTCCGGATACGATATTAGAG GATGCAGTCAAAGTTGCCAAAACGTACATGGATCGTGATCCAAATAATTTACACTTCACACTAGTTGCTTTAACCATGGATTCCTAG
- the LOC109033892 gene encoding uncharacterized protein CG1161 isoform X1 codes for MSLSFHQLFVFGVILLSCVLYVQGQSYEDARCKCVCTYKNGTRLVKKLRVTSVPLSNDCDEVAGPVEEIVHGNTTQEMCSRCECTYESRNTNIIKFVVIIVIWVISLLVIYMLFLICLDPLLNKRVKGNYVEHTNDDVSSREFKIIDDISSSSQAPGTSHPMGMRGSNVLNRVGHQQDKWKRQVQEQRKNIYDRHTMLN; via the exons ATGTCTCTTTCCTTTCATCAGTTATTCGTATTTGGCGTTATCCTCTTGTCATGTGTTCTTTACGTACAG ggTCAGTCGTACGAAGACGCACGATGCAAATGTGTATGCACTTATAAAAATGGAACAAggcttgtaaaaaaattacgtgtTACCAGTGTCCCTCTCAGCAA TGACTGTGATGAAGTCGCCGGTCCCGTTGAAGAAATTGTGCATGGGAACACAACACAGGAAATGTGCTCTCGATGTGAGTGTACTTATGAAAGTAGGAACACAAACATTATCAAA tttgtGGTCATAATTGTAATATGGGTCATTTCTTTGTTAGTAATCTATATGCTTTTCCTTATTTGTCTGGATCCGTTACTAAACAAACGAGTCAAGGGAAATTATGTTGAACACACGAACGACGATGTAAGTAGCCGAGAGTTCAAAATAATT GATGATATAAGCAGTTCAAGTCAAGCGCCTGGAACTTCTCACCCGATGGGTATGCGAGGAAGCAATGTGTTGAACCGCGTGGGTCACCAACAGGATAAGTGGAAGAGGCAAGTTCAAGAACAGCGCAAGAATATTTACGACAGGCATACGATGCTCAACTAA